Proteins encoded within one genomic window of Thermococcus sp. MV5:
- a CDS encoding ATP/GTP-binding protein — translation MILTFIGTAGSGKTTLTAEFGRYLAENGNRVAYVNLDTGVKKIPYKADIDVREHITVEELMKGGYGPNGAIVESYDRLMAHVSHYLSRILELEKENDYVLIDTPGQMETFLFHEFGVKLMENMPYPLVIYLFDPTILRKPHDYCFVKFFTLMIDLRLGTTTIPGLNKVDLLENLTEIKKYLEDVEYLSTHLNLETSMQALLAYKLCKILPEVSSPVRVLYLSAKRREGFDDLETVAYEHYCTCGDLT, via the coding sequence GTGATACTAACTTTTATAGGGACAGCAGGAAGTGGAAAAACCACTTTAACTGCGGAATTTGGAAGATACTTAGCGGAGAATGGGAATAGGGTTGCCTATGTTAATCTGGACACAGGTGTAAAGAAGATTCCATACAAAGCAGATATTGATGTCAGAGAGCATATTACCGTTGAAGAACTTATGAAAGGAGGATATGGGCCCAATGGAGCTATAGTAGAAAGCTACGATAGGCTGATGGCCCATGTAAGTCACTATCTCTCTAGAATACTGGAGCTCGAGAAAGAAAACGATTATGTGTTGATAGACACGCCTGGACAGATGGAAACATTCTTATTTCATGAATTTGGGGTTAAGTTAATGGAAAACATGCCTTATCCACTTGTCATTTATCTTTTTGACCCAACAATACTCCGGAAGCCTCACGACTACTGTTTTGTTAAATTCTTCACCTTGATGATAGATCTCCGACTTGGCACCACAACAATACCAGGGCTTAACAAAGTGGATCTACTTGAAAATTTAACAGAAATTAAAAAGTATCTAGAAGATGTTGAGTATCTCTCGACTCATCTAAACCTTGAAACGTCCATGCAAGCACTTTTAGCATACAAATTGTGTAAGATTTTACCTGAAGTATCTTCTCCTGTTAGAGTCCTATACCTCTCAGCAAAAAGGAGAGAAGGGTTTGATGATCTGGAGACAGTAGCTTATGAGCATTATTGCACCTGTGGAGACTTAACCTGA